Proteins found in one Microbacterium sp. LWS13-1.2 genomic segment:
- the argG gene encoding argininosuccinate synthase, translated as MSKVLQSLPVGERVGIAFSGGLDTSVAVAWMRDKGAIPCTYTGDLGQPDEDDIDAIPSRALEYGAEVSRLVDCKPALVEEGFGALACGAFHIRSGGRTYFNTTPIGRAVTGTLLVRAMKEDGVDIWGDGSTYKGNDIERFYRYGLLANPALRIYKPWLDADFVTELGGRQEMSEWLVEHGFPYRDSAEKAYSTDANIWGATHEAKTLEHLNVSLETVEPIMGVRFWDPSVEIETEDVTVTFEAGRPVALNGVEIADPVQLVFEANRIGGRHGLGMSDQIENRIIEAKSRGIYEAPGMALLFIAYERLVNGILNEDTLATYHEQGRRLGRLMYEGRWLEPQSLMLRESIQKWVGSTITGSVTLRLRRGEDYTILDTSAPRLSYHPDKLSMERVGDAAFGPTDRIGQLTMRNLDIADSRVRLEHYAAAGIIGGATGELVGHLAQGEAGEITEHAEEYSAEREELAEATDAANEASAFDLGTD; from the coding sequence ATGTCGAAGGTCCTTCAATCCCTGCCCGTCGGCGAGCGCGTCGGCATCGCCTTCTCAGGGGGCCTTGACACCTCCGTCGCCGTCGCGTGGATGCGCGACAAGGGCGCGATCCCGTGCACCTACACCGGCGACCTCGGCCAGCCCGACGAAGACGACATCGACGCGATCCCGAGCCGCGCGCTCGAATACGGCGCCGAGGTCTCACGGCTGGTGGACTGCAAGCCGGCGCTCGTCGAGGAGGGCTTCGGCGCCCTCGCGTGCGGCGCGTTCCACATCCGCTCCGGCGGCCGCACCTACTTCAACACGACGCCCATCGGCCGCGCCGTGACCGGCACGCTGCTCGTCCGCGCCATGAAGGAGGACGGCGTCGACATCTGGGGCGACGGCTCGACCTACAAGGGCAACGACATCGAGCGGTTCTACCGCTACGGGCTGCTCGCCAACCCCGCCCTGCGCATCTACAAGCCGTGGCTCGACGCCGACTTCGTCACCGAGCTCGGCGGGCGCCAGGAGATGAGCGAGTGGCTCGTCGAGCACGGCTTCCCCTACCGCGACTCGGCCGAGAAGGCCTACTCGACGGACGCCAACATCTGGGGCGCGACGCACGAGGCGAAGACGCTCGAGCACCTGAACGTATCGCTCGAGACCGTCGAGCCGATCATGGGCGTGCGGTTCTGGGACCCGTCGGTCGAGATCGAGACCGAGGACGTCACCGTCACCTTCGAGGCAGGCCGACCGGTCGCCCTCAACGGCGTCGAGATCGCCGACCCGGTCCAGCTCGTCTTCGAGGCCAACCGCATCGGCGGCCGCCACGGCCTGGGCATGAGCGACCAGATCGAGAACCGCATCATCGAGGCGAAGTCTCGCGGCATCTACGAGGCGCCGGGCATGGCGCTGCTCTTCATCGCGTACGAGCGCCTGGTCAACGGCATCCTGAACGAAGACACGCTGGCCACGTACCACGAGCAGGGCCGCCGCCTCGGGCGCCTGATGTACGAGGGCCGCTGGCTCGAGCCGCAGTCGCTCATGCTGCGCGAGTCGATCCAGAAGTGGGTGGGCTCGACGATCACGGGCTCCGTGACCCTGCGCCTGCGTCGCGGCGAGGACTACACGATCCTCGACACGAGCGCCCCGCGCCTGTCGTACCACCCCGACAAGCTGTCGATGGAGCGCGTCGGCGACGCCGCGTTCGGCCCTACCGACCGCATCGGCCAGCTCACCATGCGCAACCTCGACATCGCCGACTCGCGCGTGCGGCTCGAGCACTACGCCGCGGCGGGCATCATCGGCGGAGCGACCGGCGAGCTCGTGGGCCACCTCGCGCAGGGCGAGGCCGGCGAGATCACCGAGCACGCCGAGGAGTACAGCGCCGAGCGCGAAGAACTGGCCGAGGCGACGGATGCCGCGAACGAGGCATCCGCGTTCGACCTGGGAACCGACTGA
- a CDS encoding penicillin acylase family protein — translation MPKPQPSPYAVDDTAPRRSVGRTVGITLFSILAGIVVLALIAVGFVAYTAQRSFPQLSGEATVPGLEAEVTVQRDVLGIPTITADSSHDLFFAQGYVQAQDRFWEMDFRRHVTSGRLSELFGESQLGTDKFLRTLGWHATAEQEVEALTAAERAYYEAYADGVNAYLAENQGADASFEYAILGLQNPDYQIEPWTPADSVAWLKAMAWDLRSNIENETERAVLAADLTEAQIDGLYPAYPYDRNPVIVPKISTVPAVGTAPDLAAEGEDEGDGGDAEGDAAGDAAPAAAVEWSEADTVLDAVSDLVGDAGEGIGSNSWVVSGSVTDTGMPLLANDPHLGASLPSVWHQIQLKCSTVTEECPFDVAGFGFSGLPGVVIGHNGRVAWGFTNLTTDVTDLYLERIDGDSYWYDGALVPLETHTETFKVAGGEDVELEVRSTVNGPIVSGLTDDFTAIAENPYTGTAGTVAAPAEAPDGEYAVSLRWTALQPGTTASAIFALNTAKDFDDFRGAAARFDVPAQNLIYADVDGNIGYQTPGKLPIRGAGDGSMPQPGWDSAYTWQGYIPFEELPVSYNPTEGYIVTANNAIVAADYTYSLTTDWDYGWRAARIDELIQRAIAKGPVTADDLNAIQADDYSFIGMRLTAAYAEITTGDDETDAALDLLQEWDAQNGADSAAAAYANVLWDTLVENVFVDGRENAAPLSGQGRLFLVMDALLDDDASPWWTNEELGVSGMTDTLKRAAIDAYERLVDEQGDNPSRWNWGSLHALPLINDSFGESGIAPIEWLFNRGPYPVGGGSSVVNATGWDLGSSFATVTVPSMRMIVDLSDFDASRWNQLTGESGHAFHTNYTDQVESWQKAELTPWAFSSKAVDAATTDTLVLTP, via the coding sequence ATGCCGAAGCCCCAGCCCTCGCCCTACGCCGTCGACGACACCGCTCCCCGTCGATCCGTGGGGCGGACGGTCGGCATCACGCTCTTCAGCATCCTCGCGGGCATCGTCGTGCTCGCCCTCATCGCGGTCGGCTTCGTCGCGTACACGGCGCAGCGCTCGTTCCCGCAGCTGAGCGGCGAGGCGACGGTGCCTGGCCTCGAGGCGGAGGTGACGGTGCAGCGCGACGTGCTCGGCATCCCGACGATCACCGCCGACTCGTCGCACGACCTGTTCTTCGCGCAGGGATACGTGCAGGCGCAGGACCGGTTCTGGGAGATGGACTTCCGCCGGCACGTCACGAGCGGGCGCCTCTCGGAGCTGTTCGGCGAATCGCAGCTGGGCACCGACAAGTTCCTGCGCACGCTCGGCTGGCACGCCACCGCCGAGCAGGAGGTCGAGGCGCTCACCGCTGCCGAGCGCGCGTACTACGAGGCCTACGCCGACGGGGTCAACGCGTACCTCGCCGAGAACCAGGGGGCCGACGCGTCGTTCGAGTACGCGATCCTCGGCCTGCAGAACCCCGACTACCAGATCGAGCCGTGGACGCCGGCCGACTCGGTGGCGTGGCTGAAGGCGATGGCCTGGGACCTCCGCAGCAACATCGAGAACGAGACAGAGCGCGCCGTCCTGGCGGCCGACCTCACCGAGGCGCAGATCGACGGCCTCTATCCCGCCTATCCCTACGACCGGAACCCCGTGATCGTGCCGAAGATCTCGACGGTACCGGCTGTGGGCACGGCACCCGACCTCGCCGCCGAGGGCGAGGACGAGGGTGACGGCGGCGATGCCGAGGGTGACGCCGCGGGGGACGCGGCCCCTGCCGCCGCCGTCGAGTGGAGCGAGGCCGACACCGTGCTCGACGCGGTGAGCGACCTCGTCGGCGACGCGGGCGAGGGCATCGGCTCGAACTCGTGGGTCGTGTCGGGCAGCGTCACCGACACGGGGATGCCGCTGCTCGCGAATGACCCCCACCTCGGGGCATCGCTGCCGAGCGTCTGGCACCAGATCCAGCTGAAGTGCTCCACCGTCACCGAGGAGTGCCCGTTCGACGTCGCAGGCTTCGGCTTCTCGGGACTGCCGGGCGTGGTCATCGGCCACAACGGCCGCGTCGCCTGGGGCTTCACGAACCTCACCACCGATGTCACCGACCTTTACCTCGAGAGGATCGACGGCGACTCGTACTGGTACGACGGCGCGCTGGTGCCCCTCGAGACGCACACCGAGACGTTCAAAGTGGCCGGCGGCGAGGACGTCGAGCTCGAGGTGCGCTCGACCGTGAACGGCCCGATCGTGTCCGGTCTCACGGACGACTTCACGGCGATCGCCGAGAACCCCTACACCGGCACGGCAGGCACGGTCGCCGCGCCGGCTGAGGCGCCGGACGGCGAGTATGCGGTCAGCCTGCGGTGGACCGCGCTGCAGCCCGGGACCACGGCATCCGCCATCTTCGCCCTCAACACGGCGAAGGACTTCGACGATTTCCGCGGCGCGGCCGCCCGCTTCGACGTGCCGGCGCAGAACCTGATCTACGCCGACGTCGACGGCAACATCGGCTACCAGACGCCCGGCAAGCTTCCGATCCGCGGTGCCGGCGACGGCTCGATGCCGCAGCCCGGATGGGACTCGGCGTACACGTGGCAGGGTTACATCCCGTTCGAAGAGCTGCCGGTCTCGTACAACCCCACCGAGGGCTACATCGTCACCGCGAACAACGCGATCGTCGCCGCCGACTACACGTACAGCCTCACGACGGACTGGGACTACGGCTGGCGCGCCGCGCGCATCGACGAGCTGATCCAGCGCGCGATCGCCAAGGGTCCGGTGACCGCGGACGACCTCAACGCCATCCAGGCCGACGACTACTCCTTCATCGGCATGCGGCTGACCGCGGCCTACGCCGAGATCACCACGGGCGATGACGAAACGGATGCCGCGCTCGACCTGCTGCAGGAGTGGGACGCCCAGAACGGCGCCGACTCCGCGGCCGCCGCCTACGCGAACGTGCTGTGGGACACCCTGGTCGAGAACGTGTTCGTCGACGGCCGCGAGAACGCCGCACCGCTCAGCGGCCAGGGCCGGCTGTTCCTGGTCATGGACGCCCTGCTCGACGACGACGCGTCGCCGTGGTGGACCAACGAAGAGCTGGGTGTATCGGGCATGACCGACACACTGAAGCGCGCGGCGATCGACGCGTACGAGCGGCTGGTCGACGAGCAGGGCGACAACCCCTCGCGCTGGAACTGGGGCTCGCTGCACGCGCTGCCCCTGATCAACGACAGCTTCGGCGAATCGGGCATCGCACCCATCGAGTGGCTCTTCAACCGCGGTCCGTACCCGGTCGGCGGCGGCTCGTCCGTCGTCAACGCGACCGGGTGGGACCTCGGCTCGAGCTTCGCGACCGTCACCGTGCCCTCGATGCGCATGATCGTCGACCTCTCGGACTTCGACGCGTCGCGCTGGAACCAGCTCACCGGCGAGAGCGGCCACGCCTTCCACACGAACTACACCGACCAGGTCGAGTCGTGGCAGAAGGCCGAGCTGACGCCCTGGGCGTTCTCTTCGAAGGCGGTCGACGCGGCCACGACCGACACCCTGGTGCTGACGCCCTGA
- a CDS encoding AraC family transcriptional regulator, whose translation MIAILNQVVGYVEDHLTEDVDVADLARRLGTTEYHTRRMFSSLAGMPLSEYIRRRRMSVAAADVVGGDDLLAIAVRYGYGSTEAFGRAFRAVHGVGPGDVRRDGGPLRTQPQLRFRLTVEGNTPMDTRIAELSDLRLVGHAARVPLIHEGVNPHIQAHIASLPADEHLRLKALSSAEPAGLLQVSADLDPDYTKGSELTYLHGVAVGEATTVPDDLDVIEVPAGNWAVFRTSGPYPAALQATWAATAADWFPSNPWRLRPGPSIVAILERADDFSTATSELWLPVERA comes from the coding sequence GTGATCGCGATTCTCAATCAGGTCGTCGGGTACGTCGAGGACCATCTCACCGAGGACGTCGACGTGGCCGACCTGGCGCGGCGTCTCGGCACCACCGAGTACCACACACGCCGGATGTTCTCGTCGCTGGCCGGGATGCCGCTGTCGGAATACATCCGGCGACGCCGGATGTCCGTCGCGGCGGCCGACGTCGTGGGCGGCGATGACCTGCTCGCAATCGCGGTGCGCTACGGCTACGGCTCGACCGAGGCATTCGGTCGAGCGTTCCGGGCCGTGCACGGCGTCGGCCCCGGCGACGTGCGCCGGGACGGCGGTCCCCTTCGTACGCAACCGCAGCTCAGGTTCCGCCTGACCGTAGAAGGGAACACCCCCATGGACACCCGCATCGCAGAACTCTCCGACCTCCGGCTCGTCGGCCACGCCGCCCGCGTGCCGCTCATCCACGAAGGCGTCAACCCGCACATCCAGGCGCACATCGCCTCGCTCCCCGCCGACGAGCACCTGCGCCTCAAGGCGCTGAGCAGCGCCGAGCCCGCAGGGCTGCTGCAGGTGAGCGCCGACCTCGACCCCGACTACACCAAGGGCAGCGAGCTGACCTACCTGCACGGCGTCGCCGTCGGCGAGGCCACGACGGTGCCCGACGACCTCGACGTGATCGAGGTGCCGGCCGGAAACTGGGCGGTGTTCCGCACCTCGGGCCCGTACCCCGCTGCTCTGCAGGCGACGTGGGCCGCGACCGCCGCCGACTGGTTCCCGTCCAACCCCTGGCGGCTGCGACCGGGTCCCTCGATCGTGGCCATCCTCGAGCGCGCCGACGACTTCAGCACCGCGACGTCGGAGCTGTGGCTGCCGGTGGAACGCGCCTAG
- a CDS encoding YhgE/Pip domain-containing protein yields the protein MKVPQMILAELRRLASTRMSLIALIALMVVPILYGGLYLWANRDPYSQLDEVPVALVVADTGAELNGTERNLGDEVAQELIEDGTFDWHLATADDADAGLDDGAYDFAIELPADFTAAIASITTGEPRTADIVLHTSDANNYLASTIGTQAVERIQTTITEKVVAEAGLTMLDALDTIRIQLTDAATGASQLVDGLAQAGDGAGRLSAGAVQLADGTAQLRDGATQLSTGAAQVADGASQVAGGTAQLDAIADRIGAASSDAVSTLPQVRDGIAATLAEAGLDQTRIEEVLAQLDPVGERLDAVDDRVQGAVAEIGRLNDGAQQVSAGAASVAAGSATLATGAATAADGAAQLRDGATALDGGLTQLEDGATQLRDGLADGAAQLPSFDAATRQAQAGTLAAPVEIERSSLTRAQNYGAGLAPFFAALAGWIGIYALFLIVKPVSKRAVTALHSPIRITLAGWATPALLGGLQMVGLFGVLVLALGFSFAHPLATLGILVLASATYAAIVLALNVWLGSVGQFLGLVLMVLQLVTAGGTFPWQTLPAPLAALHHVLPMGYVVDAMRQVMYGGSADRVWLDLAVLLAWLVGAGVIAAIGVTRMTHFRTLRDLQPSVIG from the coding sequence ATGAAGGTCCCCCAGATGATCCTCGCTGAGCTCCGGCGCCTCGCCTCGACGCGCATGTCGCTCATCGCGCTGATCGCACTGATGGTCGTGCCGATCCTCTACGGCGGCCTCTACCTGTGGGCGAATCGCGACCCCTACAGCCAGCTCGACGAGGTGCCGGTCGCACTCGTGGTCGCCGACACCGGTGCCGAGCTCAACGGCACGGAGCGCAACCTCGGCGACGAGGTCGCCCAGGAGCTCATCGAAGACGGCACGTTCGACTGGCACCTCGCCACCGCCGACGACGCGGACGCGGGCCTCGACGATGGCGCCTACGACTTCGCGATCGAGCTGCCCGCGGACTTCACCGCTGCGATCGCCTCCATCACGACGGGCGAGCCGCGGACGGCCGACATCGTGCTGCACACGAGCGACGCCAACAACTACCTCGCCTCGACGATCGGCACGCAGGCGGTCGAGCGCATCCAGACCACGATCACCGAGAAGGTCGTGGCCGAGGCGGGTCTCACCATGCTCGACGCGCTCGACACCATCCGAATCCAGCTGACGGATGCCGCCACCGGCGCCTCTCAGCTGGTGGACGGTCTCGCGCAGGCCGGCGACGGTGCCGGGCGGCTCTCCGCCGGTGCCGTCCAGCTCGCCGACGGAACTGCGCAGCTGCGCGACGGTGCCACCCAGCTCTCGACGGGTGCGGCTCAGGTCGCGGACGGTGCGAGCCAGGTTGCCGGCGGCACCGCGCAGCTCGACGCGATCGCGGACCGGATCGGCGCGGCATCCTCTGATGCGGTCTCGACACTGCCACAGGTGCGCGACGGCATTGCCGCGACGCTCGCCGAGGCGGGTCTCGACCAGACGCGGATCGAAGAGGTCCTCGCACAGCTGGATCCCGTCGGCGAACGGCTGGACGCGGTCGACGATCGCGTGCAGGGCGCCGTCGCCGAGATCGGCCGGCTGAACGACGGAGCCCAGCAGGTGTCGGCGGGCGCCGCGAGCGTCGCCGCAGGCTCGGCGACCCTGGCCACGGGCGCGGCGACCGCCGCCGACGGCGCCGCGCAGCTGCGCGACGGGGCAACTGCCCTCGACGGCGGCCTGACCCAGCTCGAGGACGGCGCGACGCAGCTGCGCGACGGACTCGCCGACGGTGCCGCCCAGCTTCCCTCGTTCGACGCCGCGACCCGCCAGGCGCAGGCCGGCACGCTGGCCGCGCCCGTCGAGATCGAGCGGTCGTCGCTCACCCGAGCCCAGAACTACGGCGCCGGCCTCGCGCCGTTCTTCGCCGCCCTCGCCGGCTGGATCGGCATCTACGCGCTGTTCCTGATCGTCAAGCCCGTCTCCAAGCGCGCGGTGACGGCCCTGCACTCGCCGATCCGCATCACACTCGCGGGCTGGGCGACCCCCGCCCTTCTCGGCGGCCTGCAGATGGTCGGGCTCTTCGGGGTGCTCGTCCTCGCGCTCGGCTTCTCGTTCGCGCATCCGCTGGCGACGCTCGGCATCCTGGTGCTCGCCAGCGCCACGTACGCGGCGATCGTGCTCGCGCTGAACGTCTGGCTGGGATCGGTCGGGCAGTTCCTCGGGCTGGTGCTGATGGTGCTGCAGCTGGTGACCGCGGGCGGCACGTTCCCCTGGCAGACCCTGCCGGCACCGCTGGCTGCGCTGCACCACGTGCTGCCGATGGGCTACGTCGTCGACGCGATGCGCCAGGTGATGTACGGCGGCAGCGCCGACCGGGTGTGGCTCGACCTCGCCGTGCTGCTCGCATGGCTCGTCGGCGCCGGCGTGATCGCCGCCATCGGCGTCACCCGCATGACGCACTTCCGCACGCTCCGCGACCTGCAGCCGAGCGTCATCGGCTGA
- the mnhG gene encoding monovalent cation/H(+) antiporter subunit G, which produces MNEILDVAALVLILIGALLCLTAAIGVLRFRDVPSRLHAATKPQVLGLMLICLAIALSLRSWPVVAFLVPIVLIQLATAPLSAHMVGRQAYRNGTIDETGLHVDELAESKRTPPAAGG; this is translated from the coding sequence ATGAACGAGATCCTGGATGTCGCGGCCCTCGTCCTGATCCTCATCGGCGCACTGCTGTGCCTCACCGCCGCGATCGGCGTGCTGCGCTTCCGCGACGTGCCGAGCCGCCTCCACGCGGCGACCAAGCCGCAGGTTCTCGGCCTGATGTTGATCTGCCTGGCGATCGCGCTGTCGTTGCGGTCGTGGCCGGTGGTCGCATTCCTCGTGCCGATCGTGCTCATCCAGCTCGCGACGGCGCCGCTGTCGGCGCACATGGTGGGGCGTCAGGCGTATCGCAACGGCACGATCGACGAGACCGGGCTCCACGTCGACGAGCTTGCCGAGTCCAAGCGCACGCCGCCGGCCGCCGGCGGCTGA
- a CDS encoding helix-turn-helix domain-containing protein, whose product MTSSIDAARRPRRDALENRAGILAAAHVALAHDPRASVDAIARQAGLSRRALYGHFDDRDALVRELVAQGAARFNAIAVAIDDADPRVALARLAGALWNEASHVQVLAAIALDEAHLEETATALAPLRRTVVRIVREGQDADVLRTDVAAPTLARLVEETARTVITRMDASSPSAGALAVRAVLSIAGLSWREAAALLEDHPDLLAPPAAATAAEAATE is encoded by the coding sequence ATGACCTCTTCGATTGATGCTGCGCGCCGTCCGCGGCGGGACGCTCTCGAGAACCGCGCCGGCATCCTCGCCGCGGCGCACGTCGCCCTCGCGCACGACCCCCGCGCGTCGGTCGACGCGATCGCCCGGCAGGCGGGCCTCTCGCGACGGGCCCTCTACGGGCACTTCGACGACCGCGACGCGTTGGTGCGCGAACTCGTCGCCCAGGGCGCGGCGAGGTTCAACGCCATCGCGGTCGCGATCGACGATGCCGACCCGCGCGTCGCGCTCGCCCGCCTCGCGGGAGCGCTGTGGAACGAGGCGTCCCACGTGCAGGTGCTCGCCGCGATCGCCCTCGACGAGGCTCACCTCGAGGAGACGGCGACCGCGCTCGCTCCCCTCCGCCGGACCGTCGTGCGCATCGTGCGCGAGGGTCAGGACGCCGACGTGCTGCGCACCGACGTCGCCGCCCCCACGCTCGCCCGGCTCGTCGAAGAGACCGCGCGCACCGTCATCACCCGCATGGACGCCTCGTCGCCGAGCGCGGGCGCCCTCGCCGTGCGGGCCGTGCTCAGCATCGCCGGACTCTCGTGGCGCGAGGCCGCAGCGCTGCTCGAGGATCATCCCGACCTGCTCGCCCCGCCGGCGGCCGCCACCGCCGCCGAGGCGGCGACGGAGTGA